A DNA window from Castanea sativa cultivar Marrone di Chiusa Pesio chromosome 7, ASM4071231v1 contains the following coding sequences:
- the LOC142642301 gene encoding small ribosomal subunit protein uS9-like, translating into MAASMAATPNAVESVQCFGRKKTAVAVTYCKRGRGLIKINGCPIELVEPEILRFKAYEPILLLGRHRFAGVDMRIRVKGGGHTSQIYAIRQSIAKALVAFYQKYVDEQSKKEIKDILVRYDRTLLVADPRRCEPKKFGGRGARARFQKSYR; encoded by the coding sequence ATGGCTGCATCAATGGCCGCAACGCCGAACGCGGTGGAGTCAGTCCAGTGCTTCGGGCGCAAGAAAACAGCTGTGGCAGTCACCTACTGCAAGCGCGGCCGCGGCCTCATCAAGATCAACGGCTGCCCCATCGAGCTCGTCGAGCCGGAGATCCTAAGGTTCAAGGCCTACGAGCCCATCCTCCTCCTGGGACGACACCGCTTCGCCGGAGTCGACATGCGGATCAGAGTCAAGGGCGGTGGCCACACCTCCCAGATCTACGCTATTCGTCAGAGCATAGCGAAGGCCTTGGTTGCTTTTTACCAGAAGTACGTGGACGAGCAGAGCAAGAAGGAAATCAAGGACATTCTCGTCAGGTATGATAGGACTTTGCTTGTTGCTGATCCTAGGCGCTGTGAGCCCAAGAAGTTTGGTGGTCGTGGTGCCAGGGCTAGGTTCCAGAAATCTTACCGTTGA